Sequence from the Dehalococcoidales bacterium genome:
TCCGGAGGCTCGTGTTGCAGAAGTCACACGGATGGTGCAGGACCTTTTTCTTGAGCTGGCAACGGATGCTGACCAGCTTGATTTTCGTATAATTTATACCAGCGCAAAGCAGGGATACGCGGTAACACGCCCGGAGGAACGGCATGGGGATATATTGCCGCTGATGAACCTGATACTCCAAACAGTACCGGGGCCGCGGATCGAAGAAGGTTCCTTCCAGATGCTGGTTTCTAACCTGGATTATGATTCCCACAAAGGGCAGATAGTAATAGGTAGGATTTTCCGGGGCAGCATTGCTCCGCGTGATGATGTAGTGTTGATTGGAGAAAAAGGGCAACAACAGGCATTTACGGTAAATGAAGTATTCACCCATATGGGTCTCAAACGTTTGAAAGTGGATCGAATCGAAGCGGGGGATGTAGTGGCGATAACCGGCATAGATAGCGCCAAGATTGGCGATACACTTGCAAGTCCCGAAGAACCGGCAGCGCTACCTCGCATTGCGATTGGCGAACCCACGGTAGAGATGACTTTTGGCGTTAATACCTCTCCATTTGCTGGGAGGGAGGGACGTTTTTGTACCACGCGCCAATTAAGAGAACGCCTCTATCGTGAACTTGAAACCAATCTTAGTCTGCGTGTGGCGGATACTGATTCACCAGATACTTTTCTGGTGAAGGGAAGAGGGGAGTTGCACCTGGCAGTTGTTATTGAAACTATGAGGCGCGAAGGTTACGAATTCGAGATATCTAAACCAGAGGCTATTACAAAGGTTGTCGATGGCGTGTTGGTAGAACCGATGGAATCGCTTTTTATTACTACCAGGGATGAATATATTGGAGTACTTACCGAAATGCTCTCCTCCCGGCAAGCGCGTATGGTTGATATGGCAAGTGATGGATTGGGAGAGGTTAAACTTGTTTTTGAAATACCTACCAAAGGTTTATTGGGTTTCCGGAGCCCCTTTTTAACCTCCACGCGCGGTGAAAGTATTATGAATACCGTTTTTTTGGGTTACGAACCGTGGAAGGGAGAAATTATTTCCACACGCAACGGAGTACTGGTGGCTTCAGACGCAGGAGTCACTACCCCTTATGGTCTTGCTAATGCACAAGGCCGCGGTCTTACCTTTGTAGATTCCGGAATTCAGGTATATGAAGGTATGATAGTCGGGTTGAACTCTCGTTCTCAGGATATCCCGGTTAATGTGTGTAAAGAGAAGAAAAAGACCAACATACGTTCTTCAACATCAGATATCGCTGTAAAAATTACACCACCAATAAAGATGGATCTGGAGCAGGCTATAGATTTTGTGAACGAAGATGAACTGGTCGAAGTCACACCCAAGAATATACGCCTTCGTAAGAAACTGCTTACTTTTCACGACCGGCAGCGT
This genomic interval carries:
- the typA gene encoding translational GTPase TypA, coding for MHQREDIRNIAIIAHVDHGKTSLVDVMLKQSKLFRENQAVGNLIMDSNALEREKGITIMAKNTAIEYNGVKINIIDTPGHADFSGEVERVISMADGCLLLVDAVEGPMPQTRLVLRHALSRKLATIVVINKIDRPEARVAEVTRMVQDLFLELATDADQLDFRIIYTSAKQGYAVTRPEERHGDILPLMNLILQTVPGPRIEEGSFQMLVSNLDYDSHKGQIVIGRIFRGSIAPRDDVVLIGEKGQQQAFTVNEVFTHMGLKRLKVDRIEAGDVVAITGIDSAKIGDTLASPEEPAALPRIAIGEPTVEMTFGVNTSPFAGREGRFCTTRQLRERLYRELETNLSLRVADTDSPDTFLVKGRGELHLAVVIETMRREGYEFEISKPEAITKVVDGVLVEPMESLFITTRDEYIGVLTEMLSSRQARMVDMASDGLGEVKLVFEIPTKGLLGFRSPFLTSTRGESIMNTVFLGYEPWKGEIISTRNGVLVASDAGVTTPYGLANAQGRGLTFVDSGIQVYEGMIVGLNSRSQDIPVNVCKEKKKTNIRSSTSDIAVKITPPIKMDLEQAIDFVNEDELVEVTPKNIRLRKKLLTFHDRQRAAANAARG